In Alteromonas mediterranea DE, a single genomic region encodes these proteins:
- the tyrR gene encoding transcriptional regulator TyrR translates to MRLEISCQDRLGITQDVLDILVTKEIDLRGIEIDPAGKIFLNFPNIEFADFQHLMPQIRRIDGIDDVKTTLFMPGEREKNQLSAILRTLPDPVFSIDAKGNIVLCNEAVSAGLEMPTSDIEGTEISEVVKGFNFTKWMDGKSPGPQSSKVKFIQQDYLADMLPITVPDGDKNMIMAGAVVILKSEMRLGQQFTAFHQSPTDSFDRFIAQSPFMKRVVHEAKRIADLDAPILIFGETGTGKEMIARACHQSSRRSEGAFLALNCASLPDSVAETELFGYAAGAFNQPNAKVGLLEQAKGGTLLLDEIADMSSQLQAKLLRVLEDGEFRRVGDAEPVKVDVRFICTTCRDLGQLVEEGRFRKELYYRLNVLSLVMPSLKDRRQDIVPLAESFIVQHSTKLGRRPAKLSKSCVDFLQQYPWPGNVRQLQNALYRALSLLDGKEITKEDIQLPSCAPSVTYIDENFEGTLDEEVKKFEKDLLKRLYPSYPSTRQLAKKLGLSHTAIANKLREYGINKATVKL, encoded by the coding sequence ATGCGTCTAGAAATCAGTTGTCAGGATCGTCTTGGTATTACTCAAGATGTGTTAGATATTCTCGTAACCAAAGAAATAGATTTACGCGGTATAGAAATCGATCCCGCGGGAAAAATTTTCCTTAATTTTCCCAATATTGAATTTGCCGACTTCCAGCATCTCATGCCACAAATTCGCCGTATCGATGGTATTGATGACGTGAAGACCACGCTTTTTATGCCTGGTGAACGTGAAAAGAATCAGCTTTCAGCAATTTTAAGAACGCTGCCTGACCCTGTTTTTTCCATTGATGCCAAGGGAAACATCGTGCTGTGCAACGAAGCGGTAAGCGCGGGCTTAGAAATGCCGACTAGCGACATTGAAGGCACAGAAATTAGTGAAGTCGTAAAAGGGTTTAACTTTACTAAGTGGATGGACGGTAAATCGCCGGGCCCGCAGTCGTCAAAGGTTAAGTTTATTCAGCAAGATTATCTTGCTGATATGTTGCCTATTACCGTACCTGACGGTGATAAAAATATGATTATGGCCGGTGCAGTGGTCATATTGAAATCTGAAATGCGTTTGGGCCAGCAATTTACTGCTTTCCATCAGTCGCCTACGGATAGTTTTGACCGCTTTATTGCGCAGTCACCGTTTATGAAACGCGTGGTGCATGAAGCCAAACGCATAGCCGATTTAGATGCCCCTATTCTTATTTTTGGTGAGACGGGAACAGGGAAGGAAATGATTGCGCGTGCGTGTCATCAATCTAGCCGTCGAAGTGAAGGTGCATTTTTGGCACTAAACTGTGCGTCATTACCCGATAGCGTGGCGGAGACCGAGCTTTTTGGTTATGCGGCGGGCGCGTTTAATCAGCCGAATGCTAAAGTGGGACTTTTAGAGCAGGCGAAAGGCGGCACCCTGTTGCTCGATGAAATTGCTGACATGTCGTCACAGCTTCAGGCTAAATTGCTACGGGTTTTAGAAGACGGTGAATTTAGACGCGTAGGCGATGCTGAGCCGGTTAAAGTGGACGTACGCTTTATTTGCACTACCTGCCGAGACTTAGGTCAGCTGGTTGAGGAGGGGCGATTTAGAAAAGAGCTCTATTATCGCCTCAATGTACTTAGCTTGGTCATGCCATCATTAAAAGACCGCAGGCAAGATATCGTGCCCCTTGCCGAATCGTTTATTGTGCAGCATAGCACAAAACTGGGAAGACGACCGGCGAAGCTTAGTAAGTCATGTGTCGACTTTCTGCAGCAGTATCCGTGGCCTGGTAACGTAAGACAGCTACAAAATGCCCTTTATCGCGCATTGTCGCTGCTGGATGGTAAAGAAATTACTAAAGAAGATATTCAGCTTCCCAGCTGTGCACCTAGCGTAACCTACATTGACGAGAACTTTGAAGGTACCTTAGATGAGGAAGTTAAAAAGTTTGAAAAAGACTTGCTAAAACGCTTATACCCCTCTTATCCAAGTACCCGTCAGTTAGCGAAAAAGCTTGGTTTAAGCCACACGGCGATTGCTAACAAACTTCGTGAATACGGTATTAATAAAGCAACCGTGAAGTTGTAA
- the maiA gene encoding maleylacetoacetate isomerase yields the protein MSIKLYGYWRSTASYRVRIALNLKGVEYDYVPVHLVNNGGEQHSSEYSQLNPAHLVPTLVDDDEDIILNQSLAIIEYLDERYESEYRLIPEHRTERARVRALAQDIACDIQPIGNLRVLNALKGNFEASQDDVAKWAAHWITLGFDGIEKRLQTQAGKFCFDFDVTLADICLVPQVYNAQRFNVDMSRYPLISKIAKNCNEIDAFKNAMPENQVDAN from the coding sequence ATGAGTATTAAACTTTATGGCTACTGGCGTTCAACCGCCTCTTATCGTGTGCGAATAGCACTAAATTTAAAAGGTGTTGAATATGACTATGTGCCCGTACACTTGGTAAATAATGGTGGGGAGCAGCATAGTAGTGAGTATTCACAGCTGAATCCTGCTCACTTGGTCCCAACGCTGGTCGACGATGATGAGGACATCATTCTCAACCAGTCCTTAGCGATCATTGAATACCTTGATGAGCGATATGAGAGTGAGTATCGTCTTATCCCTGAGCATCGGACAGAACGGGCAAGGGTGCGAGCGTTGGCGCAAGATATTGCCTGCGATATACAGCCTATTGGAAACCTTCGCGTGTTAAATGCGTTGAAAGGAAATTTTGAAGCATCACAGGATGATGTGGCTAAGTGGGCAGCCCATTGGATAACCCTTGGGTTTGACGGTATCGAAAAAAGGCTGCAGACCCAAGCGGGTAAGTTTTGCTTTGACTTTGATGTTACGCTTGCAGATATCTGTTTGGTGCCGCAAGTTTACAACGCTCAGCGGTTTAACGTAGACATGAGCCGCTACCCGCTTATTAGCAAAATAGCAAAAAACTGTAACGAGATTGACGCATTCAAAAATGCAATGCCTGAAAATCAAGTAGACGCCAATTGA
- a CDS encoding Lrp/AsnC family transcriptional regulator, with protein sequence MKLDKFDREILRVLQQDATVSMADLSQRVGLSHTPCWRRVKRMEADGIILGKVTLLNSKKLNLGVSVFIYVTLKNHDGDSLTDFESAVQNIDEIVECHTTSGEKDYLLKVIVESIEEYEFLLKTKLTHLPLVDHLSSTFALKQVKNTTELPIKRQ encoded by the coding sequence ATGAAATTGGATAAATTTGACCGTGAGATTTTACGCGTTCTTCAACAAGACGCCACGGTGTCAATGGCCGACCTAAGCCAACGCGTAGGATTATCTCATACTCCTTGTTGGAGACGGGTAAAGCGGATGGAAGCCGATGGCATTATTCTCGGTAAAGTCACCTTGCTCAATAGTAAAAAGCTTAATTTAGGCGTATCGGTTTTTATTTACGTTACTTTGAAAAACCACGACGGTGACTCGCTCACTGATTTTGAAAGTGCGGTACAAAACATTGATGAAATTGTGGAGTGCCACACCACTAGTGGTGAAAAAGATTACTTGCTAAAAGTGATCGTAGAGAGCATTGAAGAATATGAGTTTTTGCTTAAGACTAAATTAACGCACCTGCCTCTCGTTGACCACCTAAGCTCAACGTTTGCATTGAAGCAGGTTAAAAATACCACCGAGCTTCCCATTAAACGTCAGTAG